From Micropterus dolomieu isolate WLL.071019.BEF.003 ecotype Adirondacks linkage group LG21, ASM2129224v1, whole genome shotgun sequence:
AGGATAATGAATTAAtctacaaaatttcatggcaatctaaTAGTTGTTGCAACATTTCGGTCTGGACCtaagtggtggaccaactgtctgacattgccatccttCGAGCTGTACCGCTagcataaataaaaaggatgtaAATTGTGTGAACAATGGAACAACAGTATTAATAGGATGAGAAAATGTGAATTTCTAATATTTTCTTGTGATTTATCTGTGCAGCAGTGGAGCCAGACCTTGACATAGTGATGGAGAGCCCTGAATGGAGGGTGGACTCCCTCGAGAACATAGAAAACCTGAGGCCTCTCACTCCCACTGGCTGCTTGATGGATAGTGACCCTGACCTTCTGATGAGAAGCAAACCAACATCCCCAGCTGTGGAGGAGGTAGAACGACCACAAACACCCGGCAAAGGCATAGTGGTTGAACTGGAAAGCGAGGACTCTGTCGATGAagtcctctccctctctccaacAAGCACTGAGCTCGTTCTAGCTCCTTCTGTTCCCCTGGGTTTATGCCCCTCATACCAGGACATGCCCAAAACTCCTGGTAGAGAGGATAGAAGTGATTGGACTCAGTACAGCTCTGGGAGAGCTCCAGCAACACCAGGCAgagagacgaccatgtcagaaGGTAGCATAGTGGTGTGCACAAATATTAGCAGCCCACCTCTTGTGCCGTGCCTGTCTAGAAATCCATACATCACAGCCCCAAAGACTCCTGGAAGAGATATCATTCTTCCCCGAAGAACCATAGTCCACAGGAGGAAAATGCAAACGGTGACCTCCTTACAGCCCCTGTTATGTGATTCTCTCAGAGGTTCTCCCATCTCAGTGTCTTCTCCATGCAGCGAGTCTGAGTCCTCATCAGACTCTGCTGATGGGAGGGGCATGTGGATCAGTTCAGGTGTGAGAATGAAGCCCTTGCAGGGACTGGAGAATATGCCCGGGCTTCTTGACGAGGAGAataggagagagacagagaaatcctTATTGAGGAGAAAACAGCTGAGGAGGCtaaagaggaggtggagaatcCATCGTCGGCAGAGATCATTTAAAAGAATCCCAGGATCTCACTCCTCTCACAGTCGTCCTCACAGGTGGCGTTCGCTCAGTGAGGAGCGGAGGATACTTCACAGGGTTTGGAAGGAGGGCCTGGATGGAGAAGATgcacagctgctgcagtgcacaTTTGAAAGGCTGCAAGAGCAGGATAATAGCTTTGGTTGGCTCAGTGACACCCTGTGGATTCCTCACCCTCATATCCTTTTTTACCAGAGTTTCATGTTCAAGTTAAATTAGATCAAAGTGAGTTTAAAGTAAGAGTACCTGGTAATGTACCAATAGGTGGGATTATCTCATAGGTTGAGCTGTAAAATGCATAAATGACTGAGATTAACTCCAAAATGTACAAATTGCATTTAAatcctgatttaaaaaaaaaaggcttaaaTAATGTTGTAGTTAAGTATCACGTGCATGGCACGGTTGTGGATTTCTCGAAGGGTTTGCTTCTCAAACATCCATTTACacataaatgatgaattcaGATCAATCATCTTTGAtacacagtactgtatattatcCTCTGTGCTTGACATCCTcaactgctgctcactgacTAAAGTCCTCACAGAGACAAGCGAGGAACACAAATGCTGGCAGCCACGCCACAGGACCGGCTCTGCTCGCAGTGAAGGTTTCTACAAAATCAGCAGGAAAGATAAAATTAAATACCTCAACAACACAAACCTGACCGCTGAGCTTCCATCTACAAGTACTCAGGTATCAAAGAGGAGAAATTAAGATGCTCACAGTGCCCAGTTTATTCTATTCTTGTGTTTAATGTCAGCATATATTTCAGCAGGGAATAAACATCCCTGCCCAGCAGCCAATTTCACTGCGTGCCGGATCTGACTTCAGGTCTGAACAGCGTCGCCTGCTGTCCTCTTTCAGCTGTGATAGTGACCTGGTCAAGTTCAACCAGCTGAAGGTAAGTAAGGAACAGTGGCGGATAGTGCATTTTCATCCGGGGTGTGGGGGGTGGCTGCTATACCAAAATTCAAGTAAACATGTACTAAGGGATCTCACAGGTATATTTAAGCAAATGTGTCTGACCCATTCATCCACCATTCGGCCCATTCTTCTTAAAGCATGTGTGGCATAAAGCCTTTAGAAAGCTTTTCCTTAGTTGCTCATGAATTTATCCTGATTACTACGACGACTAAATGGTATTTTTCTCTATGACACAATCGAGTTGTTCCTCTTTGTCGATGTAACGTAAGTGGTGCAGCCTCTCGTAGTGTAGGAATAATCGGAAAATTGAATGCACCACGTTATGTATGAAGAAAATATGCTAGTGTAAATGTCTCATTTTGTCATGAAACTCCTCATATCTTCAGTTCCGAAAGAAGAGGATTCGTTTCAGCCGGAGTCACATCCATGAGTGGGGCCTGTTTGCAATGGAGCCCATAGCAGCAGATGAGATGGTGATTGAGTATGTGGGCCAAATCATCAGACAGGTGAGACTGATGCACACTAATGTCTAGGCTTGGAGATACATTGAAAATGCACCCACTATCAAGCAAGCTGATTTTCCCATTGTTGTTTCTGCCGGTTTGGCCAGTCACCTACAGGGACCCTCTTGTTGTTCCGGGTGCTTTCCAGGAGTGTGAGTGATGTAATAGTGATAAACAACACTCTCTCACGCATAGGCGTATATTGTTTCTTTCTCCTTAGGTCATTGCTGACATGAGGGAGCAGCGATATGAGGAGGAGGGCATTGGAAGCAGCTATTTGTTCCGTGTTGATCAGGACACCATCATCGATGCTACTAAATGTGGGAACTTGGCCAGGTTTATCAACCACAGCTGCAGTGTGAGTAAGAGCTGGCGGTGCTGTGGTTGGAGATTGAAGTGATTCTGAATGATTTGTTTAGTAGGATCCTTAAtgcaaaataactttttttgtcttGCAGCCTAACTGCTACGCAAAGATCATCACTGTGGAGTCTCAGAAGAAGATAGTGATATACTCCCGGCAGCCGATAAGCATCGATGAAGAGATCACATACGACTACAAGTTCCCCATTGAGGAAACAAAGATTCCTTGTTTGTGTGGAGCAGATAGCTGCCGGGGCTCCCTGAACTAATCGCTAATTAAGTGTCCTTATTATGTCAAGAGCCAAAGTTGCCTGAGGTACTATTCAATATAAACACCTACCCTGAAGATGTGTCAAGAAAGCCATTTAATACTATTTATAACCATACAGTCTGTAACTGCCTGGAGGCTTTGCAGGAGCTCATAAAAGACTGCTGCTCAGTGAATAATGATTTTTATAAACTGTCCTAAAAAGCACTTAAGACAAGAATAGGACCAAGCACTTGGAACTTTTTTTAATCAAGGTCTGGCATGAAATGTTAATATACCACCTGCAGGCTCTGGTAAAACATTACAAAAGCAACATTACAAAAACACTATCTTTAGTTGTACATTATATTTTGTGAACATATGGCAAGTAACCACCGTTTCACACATTGCCATTGTTGTCTCTTTACCACATGTAGGGGGAAATGGGCACCCTGTTACAATGAAATGTCTGTTGACCTAATTTTCCAAATGATAACAAAAGTGTacagttaaatgttttcatttatgaGAGCTTAAGTGGTGTTTTGCTTGAGTCAAGCTTGTAACAAAACCATTGGTTTTcttgttaacatttttattaaaagaatGTGTTGCATTATGAATGTTAAAGCTGGGATGTGtcttataataaaaacaaaggtCTACAAACACAGAACTTCATTAAGactcttaaaaataaaaataaaaaggtataaAGACGCAGTTGAAAACGTTTTTATTAATACAGTTACACTGATTAAGAGCAGTTGTTAGGAGCTGCTGATGTGGTCCAGATGTTAGGAGCAGCTGATAATTATTAAGACTTTCTATAACTGTGAGGCAGTTATAATGCTGGCAATCACATGTTCTTTGAATCTCCATTTAGTGTCAGGATAGTCAGATTTCCTCTAGCATGCTGGTCTCCTTCAATGGCTTCAAAAAGAGCCTTGAAGTTTCCTGCGCCAAAGCCCTGTGGATAAAGCATGTATTTAAGTTACCGTAATTGGCAGCAAACTTCATCTATCCTACTATTCCTAGCATATTGAGACTTAGAATAATATGCTGTATACAGAAATTCCTCTTGAGAAAGTTGTCGTCTATCCGGTGGCGCCCTCACCTGGTGGTTATGCCTCTGAATGACTTCCAAGAACACAGTGGGGCGATCCTGGACTGGCTTGGTGAAGATCTGAAGTAAATAGCCATTGTCGTCGTAGTCCACCAAGATCTTCAGCTCCTGGATATGAGTAAGATCACAAGATTACATCCGTCTATTATAATGACCTTTTTTCCATGCGGAATAGTTGactcttttgtcattttgtaaGCCTACACATTACAGAAGTCTTTGTGAATTATGTTCTAAGGCTAAAAGTAAGCGCAGTGCTCTTCTGAAGTGGTTACTAGATATGGACACAGATATAATCTTGGCTTTGACAAAACCTATAAAAACATGAGCTTAATTACTTCAAATTTGCTAAAATATGATAGAATATCTTAGTTCTGACCTGCAGGACATCCAGGTCCTCTGAGATCTTGACCTTTGAGTGTTTCAAGTTCTCCTTCAGCTTGTCGTAGTAGGTGTCTGGCACAGACATAAACTCCATCCCACGCTCCTTCAGGTTACGAATCTGCAAATAAAAGATTCATCTGAGCATTATTGTTGCTGCTTTTGGGACACATCCACATACATACAGAATGTTTTGTGGACTTACTGCAGTGATGATATCTGATGTGTTCATGGCTATATGCTGCACTCCTGGACCTCCATAGTACTCCACATACTCCTGTAAGTGGAAATGTAGGGAAAGGATACAAGTTCTTTTACCATTTTTGTACAGGTTAATTCATTTGTAGTCCACATATTTGTGTGGAGTGTAAAGAACATGCCTGGATCTGAGATTTCCTCTTCCCCATGGCAGGCTCGTTGATGGGCATCTTCACAGTCTCCTCGTAGTTTGCCACAACAATGGAGCGCAGGGCACTAAACTCCGTCTGCAGCTGCTTGTCATCCACTGACCAGAAGCGGTGAAAGAGAAGGTTTCTTTGATACCTGTTAGATCATGAACCAGAGGTCAAGAGCCACACTGGCGTAAGTACAAACATCATGGTGGGTCGAACGCTCTAACAAACTCTATGTTAAATACTTGAAATGCTTAGTGTGCTTTTCACTATTGTCTGGAATTGGTTCTACCATAAAATTGCAGCCTGCTAAACAAGAATGAGTGACTTTTTGATTTACGAGCCAGCTTCATGAGGTTCTTAACATCTAAAAACCTCCAGTCTGTGTTACACCCCTCTTTCCAGGATCAACCAATGAGCTCACTCATTTGGGGAACTGCCTTTTCATGCCAATACTAGGGGGTAAAAAACAAGAACCAGATGTAGGGAGCCACTTAAGAAAACGCAAAGTCATGCTGATCCCTGACTCGTGCCAAACAGGAAGAGTTATGTAAGAATCAGACACATTGTAGATCACATCCTAATAATAGACCTGAGGAGCAGATATGTTGTTATCACATGTTTCTCTACAAAAGAAAACAGCCATACCATTCCACCACTGGAACCATCTCATCATCTGGCTGGTTTCCCACAACGTGATCAATGAAGTTTAGTTTTCCACTTGGTCTGCATGGAAACGAAAGCACAGAAATGAACTGTCCATTAGCTGTCATTCTGACTTCTTCTGTCGTCTTATAGATGTTATAATAACTTAGGAACTCTCACAGTTTGGCTAATAAAGGGTCCTTGAACACAGAGGGATGGAAGCCCGGCAGAAACAGCCCAGTGTATCCTGTCCTCTCCACAAACGTGTGTGTGGTGTCACCATACTGCAGCAAACAAAAGCAAGTCTACAATTCTTGCATTTGTTTTTAGGACATTTTCAACTTCTTTAATGTGCTAAATTGAAATAGTGACTAAAATGTTCAGTGTAAATTAATAGTATAGTGTCTCATCTTACCGTTTGAAGCACAGCCAGCCTGACTTTACCATACTTGTCCTCCAGGGTGTAGGGCTCCTTTACAATAACTGCACCTCGCTCTCGGGCTTTCTGTGGAGGATGATACATAAGTgcattattagtattagtaaAGTACCAGCAGTTAAATGTAACCTCAAAAGTGACTTTTGTATTGTGTGCTGTGAATACACCTCTAAATTAAAAGCTGTGGTAGTACCTGCACAAGGAAGTCACAGTCCTGCACTGTAAATGCAATATCCTTCACTCCATCCCCATGCTTGACTAAATGACTTCCCATCTCTGAGGAAAGATGAGAACATGTTCTTTAGCCACACAGAGTCAAcaattcttttattattatatttagtaACACCCTCAGTTTTCCTAGTATTTTTGCAAGTTATACTTATTGACTTTTGCCAAAAATATAGGAATAACTGGTTAACAGTAATATCTCTGTGATGTACTCTAGTCTTGTACACACTAAAAGTGATTGTTTGGAGTTTATTGGAGAAATTCATTCTTTTTCAGTTGATTTGATTGATTATAAGGGTTTAACTATTGAGCTGTTCTGCCATCAGGCCATTTAAGgattcaaaatgtatttgttttatttggacaCCTCAAGAGAATTAAGTAATTTTCAGAATAACAGAAAGGTGAgataaaatcattaaatgtaaGTACAATTAATATAAATTCAGTGGCCTCCTTTGTCTGTCTTCCTGAATAGtgtaacatatttttaaaaactaattgTGAATGCCAGATAAACTGTACTAAACTAAAGTCCACATAGAACTTAATTATGacatgttttcaaaaacacaaataagtaAAGCAACAATGAACATAATGAGAAAACAGCTCCTGAATAAATGTTGTACCTTCATTTCCAGGATTGAGGGCAGATGCGAATACATAAATGATCTGtcaaacacaaagtgaaaacaTTAACATAATGAAAACAACTCCCACCACCATTAACAACCATGCATAAAACTACCAGTAACTTATTGAAAGTTAGTGTTAACAATCCAAATTGCTCAAGAAAACTAAAAGTCAAACCTGCTCAGAACAGTGTGTAATTTCTTTTTACTTGCACTGTTGATCACTGTCTTCTTACCTTGTCTTGTTTGACTACATGGGACACCACTTTGCGACTGCCTGTCTCCAAACCCTGGTAAGCCAAAGGCTCAAATCCCAGCTTGTTACAGTAATATGATGCAGCCTGTTGAGGTAAATGGTTTTAACAGAAAATCATAGAGAAGTCTTTTATTTCGTGTGACAGTGACCTGGAATTGGACATGATTGCAACAGGTTTAGCCTTAAACTTTCTGATAGTGCCATCTCCTGGTGATTAGTGAGGTTTGACTCAGTTTGTGCTGTGTGAAATGTAGTATGTGGTCTGCTGTGGTTTTACATGCTGTGTCCCCCTCCACCCCTCAGGAGGACCAATAACCTTGCTGAGTATATTGTGTACCCCTCCATCTGTGAAAAACGTTGCAAAAACTGCACCCCCCAGATATGAGCTAACTTACCTGTTTTGCATTTCCAACCCAGAATGTTAAGTGATCAAAGCAGAGAAACTTGCCCTGCTCATGCTAAAGACAAGAGGAAAatcatcatttaaataaatgaatcactGCTGAAACATACGTTTTTAAGCTTTTTGGTAATTTGTCTTAATTAGTTAAAACATATTAGAGTGCGGAAAGACAATCTGTAGCTAAATTAATACAAATGCTGGTTTAGTTGCATTAAAAGTCTGGTTTGAGTGTCTATCTGCGTAATAACGGCATCATTACTTTATAACCTCCGCTTAGTAGTACACATGTGATTAGGTTACCTACCTTTTCGCCTTTGTCTGTGTATGTTGTCTGTAATCAAAAAAGTATTTCAGTGAAACATAACGTGTCCGTCACAGGTAACAATAGAAAGAAGCCATATGAAGTCATTCAACAGTGAATGGTAACTCACCATTTTGCTCCCGGTGATCTGACCTGACTGTCAGAATGAAATCTACAATGAACTTCTGAATTTAAAAGCTGAGAAGGAAGTTTCTCCACACCCAccggtgaggaggaggaggaggaggaggaggaggagaagtgaTGCTTGGTGCAATTTTGCTGTTATATAATGATTACTTGTGAAAGCATGTCAACCTTCCACAGGTCTGATTAAACCTCACCATCACTTAGTTCACTGTCAGTTCGATGCTACTGAATATGACGCTTACAATAAATATCATATCAAGAAAtagaacacattttattttgcaaattaAGAACAACTCTTAATGACCGAGTTCTTTTTCATAGCTTGCCTGCATCATAACACATCTGCACTTAGATTTAGTCTTGAATGCATCCAAATTTTGTTATTCTATGTGAAgggacaaagaaaaacatgtttgtccAAACAGGTTTAGAATTACAGCTGCATTTTTCTAAAAGTCCATATGTTAGTGTTTAGTGTTGAGAGGAGGCTCACTCATGCAGGACTCTCATTGGCTCACTGAAGTTACGTGAACCCACCCATCCTATCAATCCCCTCCACATATAGTGTTCCAATAATTGTCATAATTCCAGTTGTCGAAGAGTTATGGACATCTAAAATCAATTTGATTCATTAGTAGTGGTTGCAAGGTGCAGACAATTAATGCACACTGAGATGTCTTAAAGACAGCAGTGCAGTACCTGAATGTTCTGACAGATACTAAATCAAGTTATTATACTACAGTATATACTTTATGGGATAAGAGAGCAAATGATAATATGTTAAATTGTAACTTGAAAAACTGACCTTACAGTTCTACAGAAGATGCTTTATTGAGgtcattaaatacatttacaactaCAGCTTCTGGTTGCAGTATTACACCCCAACACATACAGCCACATGCACCTGTGTTGTTAACTACAGTTTCTTTATAATTTATGTTTCTATGATAAAACCATGACATCATATGGACAATAAAGTTATATATTTGTGTAATGTAGTAGTGTGAAGAGCAGACTGATTCAATTAAACTACTCTTAAAGGCACCACTGTGGCACCACCCACAATCCAAGCAGAAAAACATGTTCTCTTTCTCAATCACAACACCAGACGATGAAACTCTCTTTGCCTAAAACAATCCTGCAACAAATCCAAAGGCTTCGATCGCTAAGTGGAATCATCAGTAGACACAGGGACCAATTACCCATAAAGCATGCAAACTGACCAGtttgtgacacaaaaacacaagataacACCAGCTTAGTCCAGATTGCTACAAAGACAGACCATTCACCAGATATCTCTGCACTAAACTTAACTTTCCATGGTCCATAGAAACAATCAGAAGAACTTTCAGGCTCTgactctgacatgtacataatcaaaataataagaataagaataatttACTTCTGCATCCTTTGCAGAATCTGtccatattgtttttgttcatagtgtgtatatgtgttctctGTACTGTAGCCTgttctgattttattattgtattattgtataagtaagcatgttgtgagcaatgtacaatcctgagtcagattcattgtatgtgtacatatacctggcaaataaagctgattctgaaattCTGATTAAAGATTACCTGAGACCAAACATCCGAGCATGAGGGCCTTTAGAGGGCAATTATGTCATTCTGGTTGACATCTTTGTTCACTTTTTCTTGTCTACTCTCTCCCATTCATGTCACAGTTTCACAGTTTTTATATTGACATTCTTTTTATCTTCTTTATTAGTTTGTCTGTTCATGTATTGTCTTAAGTCTTTATTGTTTGTAGTTTTAGGTCCAAAGGTACAATAATTAATGAGTAGGTCCCATAACTCAGAATCAAAGGCTGTATAATAGATAGGCTACCCATGTTAGTGGGCTTAACTGTTTGACCATGGAGCTTTGTGGAAAGTCACAGCTGCAGGAACTGATTCAGATATTTATGAACTAAAGATTTATTAGTGTAGTATCTCCCAGTCTGTTCTCTAATAACTCATAATTATCTTCTGTAGAGTCCTCGATGCGGAGTTATTCAGGAATTACTCACTGATCATTCCTTAATTATTCATTAATGTTCCTGATTTGTTCCTCCTCACTCATATTCCTGAGATGAGAATGGTCTGCATATTCTAGTAACTGCTCACATATTTGGGTTGTGTATTGTTAAGTGTTACCGCTCTCCTTATTCAAGTCCTCCATGGAAAACATGTTGATGAACTGCTTGAGTAGGCCTAATAGTGTTAATTGTATGTGGCAGCTCTTCAATCCAGTAACAGTTCACAAACCACTAATGAGAATTTCATGCCCACACCTCATCGCTGTCTCTGCGACTGTCCCTGAGGACCTTTGTTTTTCATACTGTTACCAGGAGGTTCGCCGTTGTCATGGGCTGCAACTACACATGCAAACAGAAGAACACAACGTGCGGGATTAGGTAATATCTGCTGctttacacaagcacagcttTTAGATAATTTCATAGTGTGACATGTAGTTGAAGTGCCGCTGGACAGAATTGCACCCACAGTGCTGCTTTGCCAGAGCAGATGCAGTCATTCCTGCTTTTCATAGTCTCATCTTGAAAAGCAGAATGTTGATATAATTGATGCTTTAACTGGTTCAACTTAAACATTATGTCATACATCATGCTGCTTTACAGTAGACTGTAGGTCTGAATCCCCTGGTATTCAGCCTCTCTAAGGGCAAACACCTCAGTCAATTAGATCTGTCCCACGCCAGCACTCCTCACGTAGTTGTAGTAGTTCAGTTCAAGGGAGCAGAACAGCTGTCACGATAAGATAATCGAGAAGTAAAAATGAGTGAATTGTCACCGGAAACAAATCCACAAATACTGGTGAATGGACAGGAGAAGGACAATGGAGAACAGGAGAATTCAGCAGAAGAGCGGATGTTCTCTTTTAGTCTGGATGATAAATGTTCAAAGGACAGTGATGCTGCAGAAAAGAAGACACAAACAAAGAGGCCGGCCATTTTCCAACAGGTAGGTAACCAGATCAGATCACAAGTGGGTATGAAGGCCCCAAAGAGCAGCATACTGGAGCTTGTGCAAAGGGTCAAAGACAGAGAAATTGAGATTGCACTGGCGAATGGTGAATGTGAGAGCAAGAATGTCAGCAGTGAGGAGAAGAAACAAGACGTGTCGACACGTGAGCGCAAGGATGAGATGGAtctgaaggaggaggagttgTGTGCAATTTTTGAAGAAAAGCTTGAGGCTAGTAAAAATGCCTTGAGGGATGAGTTTGAAGTTCAGATTTCCCAGGTGCGTAAAGAAATGCAGGCCTACACTGACCAGGCTCTGAAAGACTTGAAGTGTAAGACGCAGAGCTGGCAGTCCCACAACCTACAACAGGCATATCCCAAAAAACAACAGGAGGGCAAAGGTCCAGACAAGAAACAGAAGCCTCCAGCACTGGCGTCCAGAAGAGGTAGAGTCCTGACCCGCACCATGACCACCATCACCCCTAAGACCTGTGCTCCCGTCGTCATTGGCCCACGCGCCAAATCAGAGACATTGAGTTCCTCGAAGCGTGAAAACTCTCAACTTTTCCTGAGAGATCCAGTGCCCTCCCTGCCGGGCAAAAAGACGCTGCTCCCCTCTGCTTGCCCCCCAGTGCATCAAGGCAAAAAGCCAGTCCGGGCAAAAGCTAAAACAGCGAGCCGACTCTGACttggaagagaaagaaaatcttGCCACTGACTGACAGCAAACCAGAACCATGAGCATTCAGGTCACAAGTGTCACATTTAGAAAGATATTGTTAATGTTTGTAACCATTACTGAGCCTGCTACATTGCTGTCCACTTTAAGATTTGCTGAGCTGGCTGTTACCTCACTTTCAGCCACTGTATTtctgtagaaaaaaaaagttttccaaAATTGCCATTGTAATG
This genomic window contains:
- the hpdb gene encoding 4-hydroxyphenylpyruvate dioxygenase, which encodes MQTTYTDKGEKHEQGKFLCFDHLTFWVGNAKQAASYYCNKLGFEPLAYQGLETGSRKVVSHVVKQDKIIYVFASALNPGNEEMGSHLVKHGDGVKDIAFTVQDCDFLVQKARERGAVIVKEPYTLEDKYGKVRLAVLQTYGDTTHTFVERTGYTGLFLPGFHPSVFKDPLLAKLPSGKLNFIDHVVGNQPDDEMVPVVEWYQRNLLFHRFWSVDDKQLQTEFSALRSIVVANYEETVKMPINEPAMGKRKSQIQEYVEYYGGPGVQHIAMNTSDIITAIRNLKERGMEFMSVPDTYYDKLKENLKHSKVKISEDLDVLQELKILVDYDDNGYLLQIFTKPVQDRPTVFLEVIQRHNHQGFGAGNFKALFEAIEGDQHARGNLTILTLNGDSKNM